In one Hypanus sabinus isolate sHypSab1 chromosome 11, sHypSab1.hap1, whole genome shotgun sequence genomic region, the following are encoded:
- the LOC132401654 gene encoding leucine-rich repeat and IQ domain-containing protein 3-like isoform X1 — protein MACLVCSVKPDRSEMPADMRRLVDSTHLVSPTESLILSCGGMDHTCKEKKLEEIVVVNMSGCYLMNLGDLTRCRALMICILPGNYITKIDALSYCPNLIKLDLHSNHITELPGESFWSDMKCLQILYLHNNIIGDVNDIEALCACPQLTILTLSDTPVSLLPKYRHFIVNNIWSLKALDNFVIADEEVMEDNLNSCQFRALSYQFFVYPPKPPQTSTWCNEMENIRKLMATVNTILAHHSPVHIIQRWIRGHFTRKKLSRSRHASNLSKQYSLHCQKLNLCRRGIHMLADGRMWVEDDTKDGRCNAVHLQIDLNKLHAGVLEDRYEASEITSRIDPHISQWSTWDSPNLRHHRNTFKPRMYRQPRFHPSTGNGHSIPPLPVTDGNLHLHRRLPVLAL, from the exons ATGCCTGCAGACATGAGACGCCTGGTGGACAGCACTCACCTTGTGTCCCCCACAGAGTCATTGATCCTGTCGTGTGGAGGGATGGACCACACATGCAAGGAGAAGAAACTGGAGGAGATTGTCGTGGTGAACATGTCTGGATGTTACCTGATGAACTTGGGTGACCTGACCCGCTGCCGGGCTCTAATGATCTGCATTCTGCCCGGGAATTATATCACCAAAATCGATGCTCTCTCATACTGTCCAAATTTAATCAAGTTGGATCTCCATAGCAACCAC ATCACTGAGCTTCCAGGTGAGAGCTTTTGGTCAGACATGAAGTGTCTGCAAATTCTCTACCTGCACAACAACATCATTGGTGACGTGaatgacattgaagccttgtGTGCCTGCCCGCAGCTTACCATTCTGACCTTGTCCGACACCCCCGTGAGCCTCTTGCCAAAGTATCGACACTTCATCGTCAACAACATCTGGTCTCTCAAAGCTCTGGACAACTTTGTCATTGCCGATGAGGAAGTCATGGAAGATAATCTGAACAGCTGCCAGTTCAGAGCTCTCAGTTACCAGTTCTTTGTTTATCCTCCAAAGCCCCCACAG ACATCGACCTGGTGCAATGAGATGGAGAATATCCGAAAACTGATGGCCACTGTAAACACCATCCTGGCCCATCACTCTCCAGTTCACATCATCCAGCGATGGATCCGTGGGCACTTCACCAGAAAGAAGCTCAGCAG GTCCAGGCACGCCTCAAACCTGAGTAAGCAATATTCCCTGCACTGCCAGAAGTTGAATTTGTGTCGTAGAGGCATCCACATGCTGGCGGACGGCAGGATGTGG GTAGAGGACGACACCAAGGATGGTCGATGCAATGCTGTTCACTTACAGATTGACCTCAACAAACTGCACGCCGGGGTGCTGGAG GATCGATATGAAGCCAGTGAAATAACGTCAAGGATTGACCCACACATCTCCCAGTGGAGCACCTGGGACTCCCCCAATCTGAGACATCATCGCAATACGTTCAAGCCGAGGATGTACCGTCAACCAAGGTTTCACCCTAGCACAGGTAATGGGCACTCTATACCTCCCCTCCCTGTTACTGATGGCAATCTGCACCTTCACAGACGTTTGCCTGTGCTGGCCCTCTGA
- the LOC132401654 gene encoding leucine-rich repeat and IQ domain-containing protein 3-like isoform X4, with product MACLVCSVKPDRSEMPADMRRLVDSTHLVSPTESLILSCGGMDHTCKEKKLEEIVVVNMSGCYLMNLGDLTRCRALMICILPGNYITKIDALSYCPNLIKLDLHSNHITELPGESFWSDMKCLQILYLHNNIIGDVNDIEALCACPQLTILTLSDTPVSLLPKYRHFIVNNIWSLKALDNFVIADEEVMEDNLNSCQFRALSYQFFVYPPKPPQTSTWCNEMENIRKLMATVNTILAHHSPVHIIQRWIRGHFTRKKLSRSRHASNLSKQYSLHCQKLNLCRRGIHMLADGRMWDRYEASEITSRIDPHISQWSTWDSPNLRHHRNTFKPRMYRQPRFHPSTGNGHSIPPLPVTDGNLHLHRRLPVLAL from the exons ATGCCTGCAGACATGAGACGCCTGGTGGACAGCACTCACCTTGTGTCCCCCACAGAGTCATTGATCCTGTCGTGTGGAGGGATGGACCACACATGCAAGGAGAAGAAACTGGAGGAGATTGTCGTGGTGAACATGTCTGGATGTTACCTGATGAACTTGGGTGACCTGACCCGCTGCCGGGCTCTAATGATCTGCATTCTGCCCGGGAATTATATCACCAAAATCGATGCTCTCTCATACTGTCCAAATTTAATCAAGTTGGATCTCCATAGCAACCAC ATCACTGAGCTTCCAGGTGAGAGCTTTTGGTCAGACATGAAGTGTCTGCAAATTCTCTACCTGCACAACAACATCATTGGTGACGTGaatgacattgaagccttgtGTGCCTGCCCGCAGCTTACCATTCTGACCTTGTCCGACACCCCCGTGAGCCTCTTGCCAAAGTATCGACACTTCATCGTCAACAACATCTGGTCTCTCAAAGCTCTGGACAACTTTGTCATTGCCGATGAGGAAGTCATGGAAGATAATCTGAACAGCTGCCAGTTCAGAGCTCTCAGTTACCAGTTCTTTGTTTATCCTCCAAAGCCCCCACAG ACATCGACCTGGTGCAATGAGATGGAGAATATCCGAAAACTGATGGCCACTGTAAACACCATCCTGGCCCATCACTCTCCAGTTCACATCATCCAGCGATGGATCCGTGGGCACTTCACCAGAAAGAAGCTCAGCAG GTCCAGGCACGCCTCAAACCTGAGTAAGCAATATTCCCTGCACTGCCAGAAGTTGAATTTGTGTCGTAGAGGCATCCACATGCTGGCGGACGGCAGGATGTGG GATCGATATGAAGCCAGTGAAATAACGTCAAGGATTGACCCACACATCTCCCAGTGGAGCACCTGGGACTCCCCCAATCTGAGACATCATCGCAATACGTTCAAGCCGAGGATGTACCGTCAACCAAGGTTTCACCCTAGCACAGGTAATGGGCACTCTATACCTCCCCTCCCTGTTACTGATGGCAATCTGCACCTTCACAGACGTTTGCCTGTGCTGGCCCTCTGA
- the LOC132401654 gene encoding leucine-rich repeat and IQ domain-containing protein 3-like isoform X5, translated as MAAAAAADARPFVQTQTYSSITELPGESFWSDMKCLQILYLHNNIIGDVNDIEALCACPQLTILTLSDTPVSLLPKYRHFIVNNIWSLKALDNFVIADEEVMEDNLNSCQFRALSYQFFVYPPKPPQTSTWCNEMENIRKLMATVNTILAHHSPVHIIQRWIRGHFTRKKLSRSRHASNLSKQYSLHCQKLNLCRRGIHMLADGRMWVEDDTKDGRCNAVHLQIDLNKLHAGVLEDRYEASEITSRIDPHISQWSTWDSPNLRHHRNTFKPRMYRQPRFHPSTGNGHSIPPLPVTDGNLHLHRRLPVLAL; from the exons atggccgctgcagcggcggccgatgcccgccccttcgtacaaacacaaacttacagttct ATCACTGAGCTTCCAGGTGAGAGCTTTTGGTCAGACATGAAGTGTCTGCAAATTCTCTACCTGCACAACAACATCATTGGTGACGTGaatgacattgaagccttgtGTGCCTGCCCGCAGCTTACCATTCTGACCTTGTCCGACACCCCCGTGAGCCTCTTGCCAAAGTATCGACACTTCATCGTCAACAACATCTGGTCTCTCAAAGCTCTGGACAACTTTGTCATTGCCGATGAGGAAGTCATGGAAGATAATCTGAACAGCTGCCAGTTCAGAGCTCTCAGTTACCAGTTCTTTGTTTATCCTCCAAAGCCCCCACAG ACATCGACCTGGTGCAATGAGATGGAGAATATCCGAAAACTGATGGCCACTGTAAACACCATCCTGGCCCATCACTCTCCAGTTCACATCATCCAGCGATGGATCCGTGGGCACTTCACCAGAAAGAAGCTCAGCAG GTCCAGGCACGCCTCAAACCTGAGTAAGCAATATTCCCTGCACTGCCAGAAGTTGAATTTGTGTCGTAGAGGCATCCACATGCTGGCGGACGGCAGGATGTGG GTAGAGGACGACACCAAGGATGGTCGATGCAATGCTGTTCACTTACAGATTGACCTCAACAAACTGCACGCCGGGGTGCTGGAG GATCGATATGAAGCCAGTGAAATAACGTCAAGGATTGACCCACACATCTCCCAGTGGAGCACCTGGGACTCCCCCAATCTGAGACATCATCGCAATACGTTCAAGCCGAGGATGTACCGTCAACCAAGGTTTCACCCTAGCACAGGTAATGGGCACTCTATACCTCCCCTCCCTGTTACTGATGGCAATCTGCACCTTCACAGACGTTTGCCTGTGCTGGCCCTCTGA
- the LOC132401654 gene encoding leucine-rich repeat and IQ domain-containing protein 3-like isoform X3 translates to MACLVCSVKPDRSEMPADMRRLVDSTHLVSPTESLILSCGGMDHTCKEKKLEEIVVVNMSGCYLMNLGDLTRCRALMICILPGNYITKIDALSYCPNLIKLDLHSNHITELPGESFWSDMKCLQILYLHNNIIGDVNDIEALCACPQLTILTLSDTPVSLLPKYRHFIVNNIWSLKALDNFVIADEEVMEDNLNSCQFRALSYQFFVYPPKPPQTSTWCNEMENIRKLMATVNTILAHHSPVHIIQRWIRGHFTRKKLSRSRHASNLSKQYSLHCQKLNLCRRGIHMLADGRMWVEDDTKDGRCNAVHLQIDLNKLHAGVLEDRYEASEITSRIDPHISQWSTWDSPNLRHHRNTFKPRMYRQPRFHPSTDYVQLM, encoded by the exons ATGCCTGCAGACATGAGACGCCTGGTGGACAGCACTCACCTTGTGTCCCCCACAGAGTCATTGATCCTGTCGTGTGGAGGGATGGACCACACATGCAAGGAGAAGAAACTGGAGGAGATTGTCGTGGTGAACATGTCTGGATGTTACCTGATGAACTTGGGTGACCTGACCCGCTGCCGGGCTCTAATGATCTGCATTCTGCCCGGGAATTATATCACCAAAATCGATGCTCTCTCATACTGTCCAAATTTAATCAAGTTGGATCTCCATAGCAACCAC ATCACTGAGCTTCCAGGTGAGAGCTTTTGGTCAGACATGAAGTGTCTGCAAATTCTCTACCTGCACAACAACATCATTGGTGACGTGaatgacattgaagccttgtGTGCCTGCCCGCAGCTTACCATTCTGACCTTGTCCGACACCCCCGTGAGCCTCTTGCCAAAGTATCGACACTTCATCGTCAACAACATCTGGTCTCTCAAAGCTCTGGACAACTTTGTCATTGCCGATGAGGAAGTCATGGAAGATAATCTGAACAGCTGCCAGTTCAGAGCTCTCAGTTACCAGTTCTTTGTTTATCCTCCAAAGCCCCCACAG ACATCGACCTGGTGCAATGAGATGGAGAATATCCGAAAACTGATGGCCACTGTAAACACCATCCTGGCCCATCACTCTCCAGTTCACATCATCCAGCGATGGATCCGTGGGCACTTCACCAGAAAGAAGCTCAGCAG GTCCAGGCACGCCTCAAACCTGAGTAAGCAATATTCCCTGCACTGCCAGAAGTTGAATTTGTGTCGTAGAGGCATCCACATGCTGGCGGACGGCAGGATGTGG GTAGAGGACGACACCAAGGATGGTCGATGCAATGCTGTTCACTTACAGATTGACCTCAACAAACTGCACGCCGGGGTGCTGGAG GATCGATATGAAGCCAGTGAAATAACGTCAAGGATTGACCCACACATCTCCCAGTGGAGCACCTGGGACTCCCCCAATCTGAGACATCATCGCAATACGTTCAAGCCGAGGATGTACCGTCAACCAAGGTTTCACCCTAGCACAG ACTACGTACAGCTCATGTGA
- the LOC132401654 gene encoding leucine-rich repeat and IQ domain-containing protein 3-like isoform X2, whose protein sequence is MPADMRRLVDSTHLVSPTESLILSCGGMDHTCKEKKLEEIVVVNMSGCYLMNLGDLTRCRALMICILPGNYITKIDALSYCPNLIKLDLHSNHITELPGESFWSDMKCLQILYLHNNIIGDVNDIEALCACPQLTILTLSDTPVSLLPKYRHFIVNNIWSLKALDNFVIADEEVMEDNLNSCQFRALSYQFFVYPPKPPQTSTWCNEMENIRKLMATVNTILAHHSPVHIIQRWIRGHFTRKKLSRSRHASNLSKQYSLHCQKLNLCRRGIHMLADGRMWVEDDTKDGRCNAVHLQIDLNKLHAGVLEDRYEASEITSRIDPHISQWSTWDSPNLRHHRNTFKPRMYRQPRFHPSTGNGHSIPPLPVTDGNLHLHRRLPVLAL, encoded by the exons ATGCCTGCAGACATGAGACGCCTGGTGGACAGCACTCACCTTGTGTCCCCCACAGAGTCATTGATCCTGTCGTGTGGAGGGATGGACCACACATGCAAGGAGAAGAAACTGGAGGAGATTGTCGTGGTGAACATGTCTGGATGTTACCTGATGAACTTGGGTGACCTGACCCGCTGCCGGGCTCTAATGATCTGCATTCTGCCCGGGAATTATATCACCAAAATCGATGCTCTCTCATACTGTCCAAATTTAATCAAGTTGGATCTCCATAGCAACCAC ATCACTGAGCTTCCAGGTGAGAGCTTTTGGTCAGACATGAAGTGTCTGCAAATTCTCTACCTGCACAACAACATCATTGGTGACGTGaatgacattgaagccttgtGTGCCTGCCCGCAGCTTACCATTCTGACCTTGTCCGACACCCCCGTGAGCCTCTTGCCAAAGTATCGACACTTCATCGTCAACAACATCTGGTCTCTCAAAGCTCTGGACAACTTTGTCATTGCCGATGAGGAAGTCATGGAAGATAATCTGAACAGCTGCCAGTTCAGAGCTCTCAGTTACCAGTTCTTTGTTTATCCTCCAAAGCCCCCACAG ACATCGACCTGGTGCAATGAGATGGAGAATATCCGAAAACTGATGGCCACTGTAAACACCATCCTGGCCCATCACTCTCCAGTTCACATCATCCAGCGATGGATCCGTGGGCACTTCACCAGAAAGAAGCTCAGCAG GTCCAGGCACGCCTCAAACCTGAGTAAGCAATATTCCCTGCACTGCCAGAAGTTGAATTTGTGTCGTAGAGGCATCCACATGCTGGCGGACGGCAGGATGTGG GTAGAGGACGACACCAAGGATGGTCGATGCAATGCTGTTCACTTACAGATTGACCTCAACAAACTGCACGCCGGGGTGCTGGAG GATCGATATGAAGCCAGTGAAATAACGTCAAGGATTGACCCACACATCTCCCAGTGGAGCACCTGGGACTCCCCCAATCTGAGACATCATCGCAATACGTTCAAGCCGAGGATGTACCGTCAACCAAGGTTTCACCCTAGCACAGGTAATGGGCACTCTATACCTCCCCTCCCTGTTACTGATGGCAATCTGCACCTTCACAGACGTTTGCCTGTGCTGGCCCTCTGA